CGCGCGACCTCGGGGGGAGCGCGTCCACGCGGCAGTTCGCCGACGCGGTGATCGCGAGGCTCGGCGCGTAGGGTGACGGAGTCGGTGACGGAGTCGGTGACGGAGTCGGTGACGGAGTCGGTGACGGAGTCCGTGACGGCACGCGCGACCGGCGGCGGCGCGGGGCGCGGCGCGGCGATCCGCCTCTATCACGTGTCCGACCTGCACTTCGGGCGGCCGGCGGTCCCGGAGCAGATCGACGCCATCGAGGAACACATCCAGCGCGAGCGGTACGACATCGTCGCCATCTCGGGCGACGTGTCGCAGCGCGCGCGGGCCGGGGAGTTCCAGCGCGCCAGCTCGTTCATCCGCGACGCGCGCAAGGTGAGCAAGGTCATCTGCGTCCCCGGGAACCACGACGTGGCCTGGTGGCGGTCGCCGTTGCACCTGCGGGGGACGGCGACGATGTACGAGCCGTACCGCCGCTACGTGGATCACGAGCTGGAGCCGGTGCTGCGCACTCCCGGGTGCACGGTGGTGGGGCTCAACACCTCGCAGGGCGTGCACGCGCGCACCCTGACCTGGAACGTGCGCGACATCTCCATCATCGGCGACCTGCGCCGGACGCAGCTCGCCCACGCGCGGCACGAGTTCGAGGCCTCGCCCGCGGGCGACGCCCGCGTCGTCGTGATGCACCACAACCCGGTCAAGGGACAGCTGTCGCAGCGGCACGGGCTCAAGCACACCAGGCAGATCCTGGGGGCGTTCGCGTCGATGGACGTCGACCTGGTGCTGTGCGGGCACGATCACCAGGAGGCGATCCACTTCGTGGAGCACACGCGCAAGGGGACCGTGATCTCGACCGCCGGGACGGTGTCGAACCGCTCGCGCGGGGGACGCCCGTCGAGCGTGAACGTCATCGCCATCACCCCCGGCGAGATCCGGATCGTGACGCACATCTGGTCCACCGCCGACCACAACTTCGTCCCCGGCCCCGGCGAGTGTTTCGCGCGCTCCTCGCACGACTCGGACTGACGAACGACGGCGCGCAGCTGGAGCTCGCGCTGGACGGAGCGCCCCGCGCTCCGGGCGCGCCCCGGACACCGGCGGCGCCACCGCGCGAACCGCCACCGCGCGAACCGCCACCGCGCGAACCGCCACCGCGCGAACCGCCACCGCGCGAACCGCCGCAACCGCGCGAACCGCCACCGCGCGAACCGCCACCGCGCGAACCGTCGCCGCGCGAACCGCGCCCACGCGAATCGCACACCCCCGAGGCCCGCGCCACCGACGCCGGCGCGCTCCTCGCACGCTTGCGCGCCTTCGGGCTGCGCGACATCACGACGCTGCGCCTCACGCGCAACCGCAGGACCCTGGTCTCGTACCGCGGCGGGACACTCCGCGTGCAGGGCGGATTCGTCGACGCCCCCGACGACGTCGTGCGTGCCATCGCGGCCTTCGTCTCGGGGCGCGGGGCGGCGCGTGCGGCGGCGCGCCGCGTCATCGTGTCGCACCCGCTCGGGAGCGGGGCCGTGCCCCCGCCCCCGCGCCGCGCCGCGCTCCCCCCCGACGACCACGCCATGGCCCAGCGGCTGCAACGCGAGCACGCCCGCCTCAACGCCGAGCGATTCGGCGGCGCCCTGCGCACCATCCCGGTCATCGTCTCACGCCGCATGAGGACGCGGCTCGGGCACTACGCCCCGGCGCGCTCGCACCCCGAAGGCGCCGAGATCGCGATCAGCCGGCGCCACATCCGGCGGCATGGATGGCGGGAGGCGGTCGACACGCTCCTCCACGAGATGGTGCACCAGTGGCAGGAGGAGAACGGGCACCCCATCGATCACGGTCCCGGCTTCCGCCGCAAGGCGCGCGAGGTCGGGACGACGCCGCGGGCCAGGCGCGTCCTGCGATGACGCCTTGGCCGGCGCGCGATGCGCATTTCGACCTTCCACCTCGCCGAGTAACTTGCCCCCCATGACCCTCCGCCCAGTCGCCCTCCTCGGCGCCGCCGCCCTCCTCGCGGGGGCGCTCTACGTCGGGCGCGCCGGCGCCGGTCCGCTCCCCCCGCTCGGGGCGCTGCTGGACCCGGTGCACGGCGCCTGGTCGGCGGCCACGTACGCCGATCTCCCCGACAGCGCCGTGTCGGCCCTTCCGTCGCTGAGCGATCGCGTCGAGGTGCGCTACGACTCCCGGGGCGTGCCGCACATCTTCGCCGCCACCGAGGAGGACGCGATGCGCGCGTTGGGCTTCGTGGTGGCGCGCGACCGCCTGTTCCAGATGGAGCTCCAGGCGCGCGCGGGGGCCGGGACGCTGACGGAGCTCGTGGGCCCCGCGGCGATTCCCGCCGACAGCGAGGCGCGCCACCTGGGGCTCCCGTGGGGGGCGGAGCAGGGGTTGGCGTCGTTCCCCGCCGATTCCAAGGGGCGGCGCTTCCTCGAGGCCTACGCCGAGGGGGTGAACGCCTGGATCGACCAGGCGTCGCCCGCCGAGTGGCCGGTGGAGTACAAGCTGCTGGGGCGGCGCCCGGCGCGGTGGTCTCCGGTGAACTCGTTGCACCTGTACAGCCGGATGGGGTTCACGCTGGCCTACATGAACGGCGAGCGCGATCGCCTGGCGGCGAAGGCGCTGGTGGGAGAGGCCGCGGCGCGCGCGCTCTTCCCGTTGCACACGCCGGTGCAGGAGCCCATCCAGCCCAACGGCGGCGACGCCCCCCGCACCGATCCGCTCGTCCTTCCGCCGCCGGGTGCAACGGACTCGGCGGCGTTGGCGCTCGTCCCGCTCCTCCCGCGCGGGGTGCGCGACGATGACGCCGAGGTCTCGCGCAGCTTCGCCTCCAACAACTGGGCCGTCTCGCCCGCGCGCAGCCGGAGCGGGCACGCCCTCCTGGCGGGCGACCCCCACCTGGGGCTCACCCTCCCCAGCATCTGGTACGAGGCGCACCTCGTCGTCCCGGGCCAGCTCGACGTGTACGGCGTCACCATCCCGGGCACCCCGGGGATCGTCATGGGGTTCACGCGGAACGTCGCCTGGTCCACGACCAACACCGGCGCCGACGTCCTGGACTACTACCGCGAGACGCTCGACGACCAGGCGCGCCCCACCCGGTACCTCCTGGACGGGGTCTGGAAGCCGCTGGAGCGGCGGCAGGAGGAGTATCGCGGCAAGGGGGGCGAGATCCTGCGGGTGGACACGGTGCGCTATACGCACCGCGGGCCGTTGCAGCGCCTGGGCAACGAGTGGGTGTCGATGCGCTGGACGGTGAACGAGCCCTCCGACCTGGCCGCGGCCTACTCCAACGCCGCGCGCGCCACCACGGCGATGGAGTTCCTCGACGCGTACGCGCGCGACTTCTTCGCCCCGGCCCAGAACGCCATCGTCGCCGACCGCGCCGGCAACATCGCCATCCGCTCCACCGGACACTACCCGTTGCGCCCGGCGGGGCACGACGGGCTGGCGATCCTCGACGGCTCGACCTCGGCCAGCGACTGGACCGGCTACTGGCCCGTGGCGCAGTACCCGCAGGCGCTGAACCCCGCGCAGGGGTACCTCGCCTCGGCCAACCAGGAACCGATCGACTCGCGCCACACGCCGGCCTACTTCGGCTACGACGCGGCGTTCGAGCCGTGGCGCGCCCTGCAGATCAACCGCCTGCTGCGGCAGAACGCGAGCGTCACCCTGGACGACATGCGGCGCTACCAGACCGATCCGGGGAGCGTGCGCGCGGACTGGTTCGTCGCCTACCTGCGCCATGCGGCGCGCGTGGCCGCGGCGCGTGGGGCGGGGAGCGCGTCGCTGACCGCCGCCGACTCGCTCTTGGGGGCGTGGGACCGCCGCTATACCGTCGGCAACGACGGCGCGCTCCTCTTCGAGACGGCGCTGGGGATGTCGGTGCGGCGGACCTGGGACGAGCTCGTCCCCCCGGGAGACTCGCTGCGCGTGGCGACCCCCAGCTCGTCGGTCTTCCTGGCGCTGATGGCCGACTCGGCCAGTCCGTGGTGGGACCGCCGGTCGACCCGGGACGTGGTGGAGGATCGCGACGCGCTGCTGGCCGGCGCGCTCGCCGCGAGCTACGACTCGCTCGTCGCCCGTCACGGCCCGCCCTCGCGGGGCGGGTGGGCGTGGGGGAAGGTGGCGAGGGCGCGGGTGAACCACCTGCTCGGGCTCGAGGGGTTCTCGGCGGTCGGCCTCGCCGTGCAGGGGGGGCGCGGCACGCTCAACCCCTCGGTGCAGAACGGGGGGTTCGGCGCCAGCTGGCGGATGGTGGTGGAGCTGGGGCCGACGATCCGGGCGATGGGGACGTACCCGGGGGGGCAGAGCGGGAACCCCGCCTCGCCGCGCTACGCCGACCGGTTGCGCTTGTGGAAGGACGGCGACCTGGAGCTCCTGGTCTTCCCGTCCGCCCTCGACTCGCTGCCGGCGTCGCAGGTGACGTCGCGCCTCTCCCTCGTCCCGGGAGGGCGCTGAGATGACGACACTTCGCGTGATCCTGGTGGCGCTCGTCATCGCGTTAGGCACCGTGCTCCTGGGATGGTGGGCCGTCCCCGTGGTGGCGGCGGCGTACGGCGTGGTGGCGCGCCGCTCGCGCTTTCCCGGGCTGATCGCCGCCGCCGGGGCGGCGCTGGCGTGGGGGGGCTACCTGGGCGTCGCCGCGCTGGGCGGGGCCCCGGTGAGGAGCTTCTCCCCGTCGCTGGCGGCCTCGATGCAGCTCCCGGCGTGGGCCCCCTTCATGGCGACGCTGGCCTTTCCCGCCCTCCTCGCCGCTCCCGCGGCCTATCTGGGGGCGCGGGTGATGGGACGCTATCTTCCCCCCTCATGACCAACGACTTCTTCAACATCGAGAGCGCGCTCAGCGAAGAGGAGCGCGCCGTGCGCGACAGCGTGCGCCGCTTCGTCGACGAGCGTGTCCTCCCCATCATCGGGGAGTGCTACGTGGAGGGGCGGTTTCCCCGGGAGCTGATCCCCGAGATGGCGGCGCTGGGGGTGCTGGGGGCCAACCTTCCCGAGGAATACGGGTGCGCGGGGCTCAACAACGTGGCGTACGGGCTCATCATGCAGGAGCTGGAGCGCGGCGACTCCGGCATCCGCTCGTTTGCCTCGGTGCAGGGCGCGCTGGTGATGTATCCCATCTACGCCTTCGGGAGCGAGGAGCAGAAGCGTCACTGGCTCCCGAGGCTCGCCCGGGGCGAGGCGATCGGCTGCTTCGGCCTCACCGAGCCCGACTACGGCTCCAACCCGTCGGGGATGATCACCATGGCCAACCAGCAGCCCGACGGGACGTGGGTGCTGAACGGCGGGAAGATGTGGATCACCAACGGGTCGCAGGCGCACGTGTCGGTGGTGTGGGCCAAGACCAACGGCGACAAGGACCAGCGCTCCATCCGCGGCTTCGTCGTCCCGACCGACACCAAGGGGTTCAAGGCGAAGGACCAGAAGGGGAAGCTCTCGCTGCGCGCCTCCGACACGAGCGAGCTCACCTTCGACAACGTGCAGCTCCCGGCCGACGCGATCCTGCCGAAGAGTGGCGGCCTCAAGTCGCCGCTCATGTGCCTGACGCAGGCGCGCTACGGGATCTCGTGGGGGGCCATCGGGGCGGCGATGGCGTGCTACGAGGAGGCACTGGCGTACGCCAAGAACCGGGTGATGTTCGACAAGCCGATCGCCGGCTTCCAGCTCCAGCAGGAGCGCCTGGCCGACATGCTGACCGAGATCGTGAAGGCGCAGCTGGTGTCGTTGCACCTGGGGCGCCTCAAGGACGCCGGGACCTTCACCCCGCAGCAGGTCTCGCTGGCCAAGCGCAACAACGTCGACATCGCCACCAACATCGCCCGCGAGGCGCGCCGGCTCCTGGGCGCCAACGGGATCCTGGCCGAGTACTCGGCCATGCGGCACATGGCCAACCTGGAGAGCGTGTACACGTACGAGGGGACGCATGACGTGCACTCGCTCATCCTCGGGCAGGCCGTGACGGGGCTCAACGCCTTCAATTGAGCGTCGCCACGTGACGTCGCGCACCATGCATCGCGAAGAGCCGGCCCGCCGGCTCTTCGTCGTTTGGGGTGCGCGGGGCCCTGGCGCGCCTCCGCCGGCCGGCGCCGCCGCGCGCCGGCGTGGCCGCGCCGGCGCCCGCGGCCGCGCCCGGGTCGCTGCCCTGGCGTGGGGCGTGGCGGTGGCCCTGGCATGGGGAGGGACGCCGGCGCGTGCCCAGGAGGGGAACGGGGGAGGGGAGCGCGACGGCGCCGCGCGCACCGCGCCGCGGAGCGCCGGGTCGCCGTGGCTCCCGCGCGTGCGCCTGGACAACGACGCCTACAACTT
This sequence is a window from Gemmatimonadetes bacterium SCN 70-22. Protein-coding genes within it:
- a CDS encoding acyl-CoA dehydrogenase yields the protein MTNDFFNIESALSEEERAVRDSVRRFVDERVLPIIGECYVEGRFPRELIPEMAALGVLGANLPEEYGCAGLNNVAYGLIMQELERGDSGIRSFASVQGALVMYPIYAFGSEEQKRHWLPRLARGEAIGCFGLTEPDYGSNPSGMITMANQQPDGTWVLNGGKMWITNGSQAHVSVVWAKTNGDKDQRSIRGFVVPTDTKGFKAKDQKGKLSLRASDTSELTFDNVQLPADAILPKSGGLKSPLMCLTQARYGISWGAIGAAMACYEEALAYAKNRVMFDKPIAGFQLQQERLADMLTEIVKAQLVSLHLGRLKDAGTFTPQQVSLAKRNNVDIATNIAREARRLLGANGILAEYSAMRHMANLESVYTYEGTHDVHSLILGQAVTGLNAFN